The following are from one region of the Acanthopagrus latus isolate v.2019 chromosome 2, fAcaLat1.1, whole genome shotgun sequence genome:
- the ccnl1a gene encoding cyclin-L1a isoform X2, whose translation MYLQVLECEKNQTLVQTAWNYMNDTLRTNVFVRFQAETIACACIFLAARALQIPLPSRPHWYLLFGATDDEVKEICVTTLRLYTRKKPNYDHLEKEVERRKVFLAEAKLKAKGLNPDGTPALSTLGGFSPASKPCSPNVVKVEEKSPNPQTLKPVKKEPDNRTQANKSPHNGLRKDVKIGRTSRSGSRSRSRTRSRSRSRSPRRHYNSRHSRSGSYSSRSRSRSHSRSPSPRRHPPSPLLPHLKSKTSHHGNSDSKPSGRHSNSGGSGHKRKRSRSRSRSRTPVKVDRDRDRERDRERDRDRGSYDLTSKKHKHERGGGHRGERRERERSRSYDRDRERERSHKSKHHSSSGHSGHSRHRR comes from the exons ATGTACCTCCAAGTCCTGGAATGTGAGAAGAACCAGACACTCGTCCAGACCGCCTG GAACTACATGAATGACACCCTGAGGACCAATGTGTTTGTGAGGTTCCAAGCAGAGACTATCGCCTGTGCCTGCATATTCCTTGCTGCCCGCGCTCTGCAG ataCCTCTGCCATCCCGACCTCATTGGTACCTGCTGTTTGGAGCCACTGATGATGAGGTCAAGGAGATTTGTGTGACCACTCTCAGACTCTACACCAGGAAGAAG CCGAACTATGATCACTTGGAGAaggaagtggagaggaggaaggtttTCTTGGCCGAGGCTAAGCTGAAGGCCAAAGGTCTTAACCCCGATGGTACCCCTGCACTGTCAACACTGGGTGGCTTCTCCCCTGCTTCCAAGCCCTGCTCCCCCAATGTGGTCAAGGTGGAAGAGAAGTCTCCAAACCCCCAGACCCTCAAACCAGTTAAGAAGGAGCCAGACAACCGGACACAAGCCAACAAGAGTCCGCACAATGG tTTAAGGAAAGATGTGAAGATTGGGAGGACCAGCAGGAGTGGAAGTCGGTCTCGTTCTAGAACGCGCTCCCGATCTAGATCTCGATCCCCTCGCAGACA TTACAACAGCAGACATAGTCGCTCAGGGTCTTATAGTTCTCGCTCAAGATCTCGCTCTCACAGTCGCAGTCCATCGCCTCGCCGGCATCCgccctcacccctcctcccccacctcaaGTCCAAGACCAGCCATCATGGCAACAGCGACTCAAAGCCCAGCGGACGCCACAGCAACAGCGGGGGATCTGGTCACAAGAGGAAGCGCTCACGTTCTCGGTCACGGTCCCGTACTCCGGTCAAAGTAGACAGAGAccgggacagagagagggaccgggaaagagacagagaccgTGGCTCCTATGACCTCAcctcaaagaaacacaaacacgagCGAGGAGGTGGTCatcgaggagagaggagggagagggagagatctCGGTCCTatgacagggacagagagagggagcgtaGCCACAAGAGCAAACACCACAGCAGTAGTGGGCACTCAGGACACAGCCGTCACCGGCGCtga